The Microbispora sp. ZYX-F-249 genomic interval TCGCCACGTAGGCGTCCACGGGCCCGTTGGCCAGCCGGCCGTACGCGATGACCTTCGCCCCGGAGAGCTTGGCCCGGGCCACCCAGGGGGCGGCTGTCCGGGGATCCACCGCGCCGAGGACCAGCACCCGCACCCCGTCGGCCAGCATCCGGCCGATCTGCCGTCCCTGCCGGGCCCGATCGCCCCCGGCGTTCGCGTACTGGACGTGGCAGCGCGGGCAGAGCGAGGCCAGGGCCCGGGTGAACAGAGCCCGGTCAGGTCCCTCGCCTGGAAGCAGCAGGCCGACGGTGAAGCCCTCCCGCACCTCGCCGACCGCTCCGAGCTCCGCTCCCCGCTCCTGCCCGCCCGGGCCGCAGGCGGGAAGGGACATCAGGAGCAGCACGCAGACGCCCGCCAGTCGTCTCCCCACGGGGCACCCCCAGGTTCGTTGCGGAGCCACGTTTCGCAGAGCCGTCTTGTGGAGCGGTATCGCCTCACCAGTCACATACCCCGACATATGCCGCATAACTCTCAGAAGGTCAGCCCCAGGCTCAGTGTGGACGATCACCGGCACGGTGATCGGGAGGGATTACGCCCAGGGCCGAAGGCCGCCGATCCCCGATCCCCTCAGCCGCTAAGTTGTGAGAGACTCCACCATTGCGGGGCGGTAGCTCAGCCGGTCAGAGCATCGGACTCATAATCCGTGGGTCGTGGGTTCAAGTCCCACCCGCCCTACCACGTACGACCAGCCATCCGCGGTCTCACCGGCGGTTTCGTGGTCGATCACGCTTGTCCGGACATCCAGCCGACAGCCGCCGGGAGCAGCAGGGCCTCTTTTCCAGGTAGGCCCGGCTCCCACCCGCCATCGACGCGGAGACAAGCCAGGCCGGCCAGGCCCGCTTCCTCCTGCGGCGGGTCGACGGCGACTACGGAACCTCGTCCTTCTTCCACGGGCTGACGCCGAGCTCCCCTGTTGTGCCGAGGTCGAGCTCCGGCGTCACCATCACGGGAGGAGCACCGGCCTTGGCGGTGACCCTGACGTACGGCAGGTTCACGGGCGTGCCGGCAGTGACGGTGTTGCGCCACATCAGGCCGGCGGACGCGCTCTGGCCCGGCTGCAGGGTCACCGGCCGTGGCGGGTCGTCGAAGCCGGTGACGATGGAGCCGCCGCCGTGCAGGACCTCGACGCTGGTGACGGGCTTTCTGTCCTCGTCGAGGAGCTGGAGCTGCGGGTAGCCGTCGAGGCGGTAGTCGCGGGTCGAGCAGTTCTCCAGGCGGAGTCCCACGACGCGGAGCCCCAGGGCGGCGTCAGCGTTGCCTAATGAGATGCGAATGCCGGAGGGCGGGCAGGGACCTGCCGGGGCCGGCGCCTCGTCCGCCGGGACGCTCCTGACCTTGGCGATTCGAACGCCCACCGCAGTGGACTCCTGCGAAGGAAGGTTCCCCATGTCGACTGTGCGCTGCACAGTCTGACCGGGTTCGACCGCCGGAACCGTCTGTGTCGTACCTGCCAGCACCTCACCGGAATGTGACATGAATTCGAAGCCGATGGTGAACGTGAAGGGTTCGGTTTCGTGATTGGTGACTTGGAACTCGGCGGAGAACGGGAGGTCGCAGTTGCGGGACCGTCCGATCACGCCGGTTATCGTGACGCCGTCCTTCTCCAGCTCCTCGGAGCCCCCGGGAAGCATCGAAGTGCCGGACGTAGGTGGCGTGCCTGTGGACGGGACCCCGCATGAGGGGTCGCCGCGCCGGTCGGCCGAGCCGGACCCCTGGATGGGCTGCGAACCGTCGCGCCGTGCTGCGACCGTCTCCGATCCGCAGGCCGGGAGGAGCAGGACACCGGCGAGCACGACCGGAAGGCTGCGGGGAATGGTACGCATTCGAGCGTGACGCATAGCGATCTCAGGCTACAGCGAGGGGAAACAGGCCGCCGAGGCCCCTCACGGCGTCATGCTTTGTCCGCTGAGCACATGACTGCCCGTGGCAGAACCCGCGGGAGTCACCCCGGGGTCCTGATTAGGGTGTGAATCATGGGCGTCGACGTGGTGCTGATGAGGGTGGAGCAACGCGGAACCAGCCCGAAGCGCAGGACGCTCGCTCCCGTCGCCGTCGCACCGGACCCCGAGGAGGTCTTCGTGCGTCTCGTCGCCCGGGTACGCGGGCGCGGCACGCATCCGATGCTGGAACGCGTCGACCCGTACGGCAGCCTGATCCTTTCGCCGGCCGAGATGCCGCAGTTCCTCCGCCCGCGGTGACGACGGCCGGGAGTTCCCATGGGGCGACGAGTACCGCACGGGCCTGGCCAATCTGGTGGACTTGGGCATCGGCACCACCACGCCGGTCGGTTCGTTCCCCGAAGGTGCCAGCCCTTTCGGGGTGCTGGACATGGCGGGGCAACGCCGATGAGTGGACTTCCACCCTCTATGCCCCTTACCCGGGCGCCCCCATCGAGGTGCCGAGCAAGGAGCACTGGGCCTTCGACCCGCATGTCACCCGGGGCCGCGCATTCCGCCACGACCGGGACCTGGCCCGGTGCGCCCGCCGGCACGGCGCCTACGAGCAGGACCTCACGGCGATTGGCATGGGCTTTCGTCCGGCGGCATCAATCAAGTGAAGGACGGCCCAGGACCGCCTTCCGTGAGCGGTGTGTCTGCCGCCGGGGTCGGGTGACATCGGCCGCGATCTGGCCAAGTAGTGGAGCCCGATCCCCAGACCTGTGGTGAGCAGGACAAGCCCGAAGACGATCACGACGATGATCGCCGGCCATCGGAAGCCGCCCGGAAGGTGCAGTGCAAGGAACCACGAGCGGTTTACCTCCCCGGTGGAGAGCGTGATCGCGGGTACCACGCCCTGCGCCACCGGGGGCACCCAGCACAGCGTCAGGAGCGGCGGAGGGTCTCACGCGGTGCGCTCCGCCACGGTCGAGGGGGCGGCGGCCGAGGGGGTGAGGACCTTGCGGGTGACGCGTTCGGCGATGGCGGCGACCAGGGTCCGGGGGCGGCGGGGGGTCAGATGCGCGGTGAGGGCGTTGCCGATTCCGGGGGCGACGTAGCCGCGGTCTCGCTCCAGCGCGCGCAGCGCGGCGCGGACGACGGGTTCGGGGGTGGTCATGGAGCCGGTGACGGCCGCGTTGCGGGTGCCGATGGTGTCGAAGAAGGCGGTCTCGACCGGGCCGGGACACAGGGTGAGCACGCGGATGCCGCGCCGGCGGTACTCCTGTCGCAGGGCGAGGCCGAAGTTCAGCACGAAGGTCTTGGCCGCGCCGTAGACGGCGAAGTACGGGGAGGGCTGGAAGGCGGCGTTGGAGGCGACGTTGACGATCGCGCCGCGGCCACGCTCCAGCATGCCGGGCAGCACTTC includes:
- a CDS encoding DUF4232 domain-containing protein encodes the protein MGVRIAKVRSVPADEAPAPAGPCPPSGIRISLGNADAALGLRVVGLRLENCSTRDYRLDGYPQLQLLDEDRKPVTSVEVLHGGGSIVTGFDDPPRPVTLQPGQSASAGLMWRNTVTAGTPVNLPYVRVTAKAGAPPVMVTPELDLGTTGELGVSPWKKDEVP
- a CDS encoding SUMF1/EgtB/PvdO family nonheme iron enzyme; the encoded protein is MPALSGCWTWRGNADEWTSTLYAPYPGAPIEVPSKEHWAFDPHVTRGRAFRHDRDLARCARRHGAYEQDLTAIGMGFRPAASIK
- a CDS encoding SDR family NAD(P)-dependent oxidoreductase, yielding MHNTALITGASSGLGAEFAAQLAARGHDVILVARSGDRLTALAQRLTADHGVRAHVLVQDLAEPDAARRIADQLTIRGLNVDLLVNNAGFGTCGRFEEIPTARDHDQLMVNVVALVDLTHEVLPGMLERGRGAIVNVASNAAFQPSPYFAVYGAAKTFVLNFGLALRQEYRRRGIRVLTLCPGPVETAFFDTIGTRNAAVTGSMTTPEPVVRAALRALERDRGYVAPGIGNALTAHLTPRRPRTLVAAIAERVTRKVLTPSAAAPSTVAERTA